tttctgattctgtaATACCTCCATTGTCATGAACTCTTATTTGTTCAGGAACCTGCTCTATCCCTGTCCCCTACCCACCACCTTCCTCCACCATGTTTTCCATATAGCAGCTTGTATGATCTTGAAAGGATATAGGCTGGTTCTTTGCCTGGAGTAGTACTGTTCATGTGTGTTATTAACGTGCCTGGCATTATGTTGATGGATATTGAAGTTAAATTGTTAAACTGAAATTGGTTGTTTATCTTGTTAATGGTGCCAGACATAAATGTGCATGGAGCCTCCCTGTAATGTAGTACTGTAAAATATCAACAGGAGGATTtaaattcactgcatctccgtttgTCACCCTTTGcaagtgcaagtgtgtgtgtgatgtCACGTGCTGACATTCACTCCAACAGCTTAGGTTGTTGCTTGTACTGGTATCAATCCCTGTTCATCATAtatcaatgtaattttttttatatataggtcCACTGATTGATTCATGACAATTTAAATTTTTGCAGGTATTCAGACTAGTCAGGATGCTAAATTTTATGCCCGATCTGCCAAATTTGAGCCGTTTAGCAATGAGGGGAAAACCCTTGTTATTCAGTTCACTGTGAAACATGAGCAGAAGATTGACTGCGGTGGAGGTTACATTAAACTCTTTCCTGCAGACGTGGATCAAGAAGCCATTCATGGAGAAACCGAGTATTATCTCATGTTTGGTGAGTTCACTGAAGCTTTTGGAAAATTGGTGaaacctggttacaggagggacaggactggcaactaaatattccagaatacaaatgttttcgatgtgatagaacagggggtaaaaaagggggaggaattgctctgcttgttaaggaggacattactgccgtgaggtggcaggatggtttggagggatcatccagtgaagctgtatgggtggaattgaggggtggaggaggcatgagggcactaataggagtgtattatagaccaccaaatgggccaagaaaattggaagaacaaatttgtaaggagatagcatatatgtgtaataaacataaggtagtgatcatgggagattttaacttccctcatattgattgggatacccatacagtgagagggctggatgggctagagtttgtcaaatgtatacaagatagttttcttaatcaatacgtagaggaaccgactcgggatggtgtaatactggatctcctgttagggaacgagataggtcaggtgtctgaggttaatgttggagaacaaattgggtctagtgatcacaactctattagttttagggaagagcaaagaagggtcTAAATggggttctggattggagaagagcaaatttcgaaggaataagaatggatttggggagtattgagtgggacatgatttttttcaggaaaggatgtaaatgaaaaatggagaatattcaaagaataaatcttgagagtacagagtagatatgtcccagtgaggatcaaaagaaaggctggaagtcatagggagccttggttttcgaggaatattagaaatttggttaggagaaagagggaggtgtacaagaggtataaacagcagggtaatgagaaattgaaaggggactacaaggagtgtagaaaagaattagaaaggccaaaaagaggcacaaagaggctttggcaggcagactaagaataaatccgaagggtttctataggtacattaaaagtaaaagattagtgatggatagaattggaccccttgtagatagggagggtcggctatgtgaaaagtcagaggagatgggggaaattttaaattatttattttccttggtattcactagggaaaaaaatattgtaccagttgaagtaaagaaaaatagtggggaggtcatgaatcatatgaggataaccgaggaggtagtgatggcagtgttaaaaaagataaaggtggataaatctccgggtccggacaatgtattcccaaggacactcagggagactagtgtacagatagtggggccattaacagagatatttaggatgttactggtcatgggggtagtgccagaggattggagggcggctcatgtggttccactgtttaagaaagggtccaaatgtaagcctggaaattatagacctgtgagtctgacgtctgtggtgggtaagttgatggaaagtgttctgagggatggcatttacaaatatttggaagaacagggattgataggtggtagtcagcatggttttatcaGGGGTAGAtaatgcttaacaaaccttatagagttttttgagggggttacaaaaaagattgatgaagggaaggctgtggatgttgtatatttaagTAAAGCTTTTGagaaagttccccacaggaggttaggaaaaaaggtggaggcattaggtataaataaggaggtagtgaaatggattcagcaatggttagatgggaggtgtcagagagtagtggtagaaaattgtttgtcaaattggaggccggtgactagtggagttcctcagggatcggtcctgggtccactattgtttgttatatatattaacgatctggaagaaggggtggtgaattggataagtaagtttgcagatgatacaaagattggtggtattgtggacagtgaggaagattgccgtagcttaaaaagagatattggaaagctagaggagtggactgagaaatggctgatggaatttaatacggataagtgtaaagtgttgcattttggaaaggcaaatctaaataggtgattgaatggtagacaattgaggagtgcagagcaacaaagggatttaggagttatggtaaatagtaccctcaaagcagatactcaggtagatagagtggtgaagaaggcatttggaatgttggccttcataaatcgaagtattgaattcaagagttgggatgttatgatgaaattgtacaaagcattggtgaggccacatttggaatactgtgtgcagttttgatcaccaaattataggaaggatataaacaaaatagagagagtgcagagaaggtttatgagaatgttgacaggatgtcagggtttgagttacagagaaagcttGAGCAGCCTGGGGATTTTTCCTctagagcgtagaagattgaggggggatttgatggaggtgttcaagattttaaaagggacagagagtcaacgtggataggctttttcaattaaaattggggggatattcaaaccagaggccatggtttgagattgaagggggaaaattataaggggaacatgaggggaaatttcttcatgcaaagggtggttgggatgtggaataagcttccggcggaggtggttgaagcagggacgttatttacatttaaagaaagactggataattacatggaggggagaggattggaggggtatggaccaggtgctggtcagtgggactaagagggtggggatttgttccggcatggactagtagggccaaactggcctgttctgtgctgtatatggttatgtcAAAATACTCCATGGAGATAGATGGAAATAGAAAAATActggacaggcagcatctgtcgATAGGCATGGGAGGCGtgggggtagagagagtgagagagagattggtttttctttcttggtAAATATTGTCTgacttgagtatttccagcattttatatttGAATTTTAGATTTACCTCTCCCATTGTGTTTCAATCATCTGGTTAATAGCTCCAGCACTCTTTATGCCACACCATTAATTGGATTTTAGTGCTAGATTGGACTTGTTTGGTACTTTATGCCCCTGAACATTTCCAAAGCACTATAAATTCAATGAACCAATAATGAGGGCAGCAAGGTTGTGGTGTAATGGTTagtacaacgctattacagcaccagtgacccagtgtCCTCCGGGTACTATGGTTTCATCCCACGTTTCAACGTTGCACAGGGTTTgtggattaattggtcacatgggtgtgtttgggtggcatgggtttgtgggatggaaaggcctgttatcgtgctgtatctctaaattaaaaattattcttGCATATGCATATTTATGGACAGTGAGGTTTCATGAACAGATTCTCTGACGAATGTGGAtagagcattttttttaaagcaatagCCAAATTGAACCTGaatttgtctgtttacatgttgTCCTAGGCCCTGATATCTGTGGATATACAACCAAGAAAGTCCATGTAATTTTAAATTACAAAGGCAAAAACCATCTCATTAAGAAAGATATTAAATGTAAGGTAGGTACTAATTAAAAATCATAACATTACATCAGTTTACCATTGACAAGGATTCGCAGCAATCCTCCTTCAGTCAGGGTGGCTTCTCTTCCACTATCTTCAATGCATTGCTTACTGACATCACTCCATTTCTCACACATCATTCCTTGTCACATctattattttgtatttattgtctctttttaattcaataaaatgtattattgtagtttttttagttatttttgtcatttttaaaaaagaaaatacccGTTCATGTGCAATGTCAAAATTTGGTGCACATGtagaatgtatatgacaataaactcattatctcaTCTCAAACTTACCTTACTACTCGCCATTAAGctgcaaaaagaaaataaataaattgaaatctgaatgatcCTATTATGCTTTCATGTGGCCAAGATATAGGGACCTTTTTGCATTCAAATTGGTCATGCcctaaggtgagatccttctgggaagatttggagaGTCTGCTGGAACAGctattctctttttttaattaaagatttTCAATGAACATGGAGTTACAAatcaaacaaaatcaaagaaacatcacagatagATAGAGTAAAATTCTAAATCCAAACACATTATCACAGttatcaaattctgcactatttataaatacaaaattacacaccATGCCGATCCTTAAATAAGTAGGAcacagaaaaaaagaagagaaaaaaagaccCCCTTCTCcccaaagaaaaggaaaaaagaaaaaggggTAATTCTCCAATATGATGTGACAAACTGTTTTCTAAAAGCATTAAATACATACAGATGCAACATTACGCGATTCATCCAGACCTTACTTCCtcccttaagggataaatatCTTGACGTAGACATCGTTAGGGATACTGGAAATTGTGGTATTGGAGACCAGAGGTTCGTCAGAGGTTAATACGGATACAGGTTCCTTATTCTTAAAAAACATGTtgtaacaatttctgaggttgtaagtaatcttctccaggggaacacatctATACATTTCTGATTCCACCAGGTCAgactcagttgggaatcagatttccaagtaatggctatgcatttcctggacACCGCTAAAGcgagtttaacaaatttcaattgctatttcgacagcctcattttgggtcttatatctgctaatttcccaaataaaaacaattctggcactTGAGAGTATCAAAGTCTGGAAATTTGTTCTAGGACATTCCCCAAATTTTCCCAGAAGGGTTACCCCTtggggcatgaccaggttgaatgcaaaaaggtCCCTATATCTTGACCAAATTGAAAACCTAAATTGGCAAATTcagtttcaatttatttaatttctgcggTATAGGTACAGCTgatacaaaaaattatattgcactagcctataccttacattaattgtattgctcaTGCTGTCCCAACATgggtcagaccagcaaaatggatcaatgtctatacccaaatctgattcccatctctctcttgactaATCTAGCCCTCGTTTAGGACTTCCCccgaagtaagaaatacatttttgaaataaatttctttcggATCTCCTTTAGAACCGTagagtagccattctcaaccttttttttggctatggtccccttaggattctgctgacagtttatgggccccttccttgtgtagcagtcaagttttggtttctttacCATCTCTTGGCAACTAcgtaaaaaaacaaaaagaattatgcgagtaaaaaaaaaccaaggtttttatttaaatatgctGAGGTCATGGGGCCTTTGTTGAGAATGACTGCACCAGAGGCATTTGCAGTGGTAATTTTACCTACCAACCAGCATGGCTTTAGTTGTGAAAGGAAATTGAATCACGTGATCAGAGGTAGAACCTCTGGCGGTGTGAGGCACTGGTTCTCCCTGTTGTGCCAATATGCTATCCTATTATCATTAAATCTGAAAATTTAGTAGCACTTATTTTAGATGAcagctttaaattttaaatttaaattcttttaacttttaaaaattaaatttaaaataattactgAAAGTTTGCAAGTTTTAAGAAAACACCACAGTGAGttggtgtttttaaaaattaaaaaaagttaaggTATAATTCTCTATGTGTTTGGCATCTACTGTGTTGATGTAGGGGAGAGAAGTACCAGCAGACTAAAAGAGGGCCGTTCTTTGGGGGTGGGAAGAGAGAATTATCCTCACATTTTTTGTTAGCTGGAGACCGATTTCTCTGCGATTTAAACAAGAGTCTGGAAATCGACTGACTTTCTAGTGTCCGGTTAAGGAGCCGTGCATGATCTGGGACACACAGaacataaacaaaaatattaagaTGAAGTTACATGGAATGGGGGTAAACTTCAGTTACTTCTAATCTGGATTGAACATACAGAGGCCAGCTAAAGGATATATGAAGCAGGACTGATATGCCACAAATTAGATTCATTAAAtacttaatttttcttttattttctgctGACTTGCAGTTACTATTTTGCCAGTGGCTTCTACGACTTTTTACCTAGTACTTAATTGGACAGATCTGGCTTTGACTTGACACATGCCTGTATAAAAGAGGAGTTCAAGAAACCCTAACACTTTGGCACAACAGTACTACTTTTGGAATGATTTGCTTAGGCCTCCACATGAACGGTAATGTGAAAACTCTTTATTTTTCTTGGCAGGATGATGAGTTAACCCACCTCTATACATTAATCCTCAAACCTGATCAAACGTACGAAGTGAAAATTGACAATGAAAAGGTGGAGTCAGGTAATCTGGAGGATGACTGGGACTTCCTGCCACCAAAGAAGATCAAGGATCCTGAGGCAAAAAAACCAGACGACTGGGATGACAGAGAGACAATTGATGATGAAAATGATGAAAAGCCAGAGGTAAGATCCAGTCACTATTGTTCCATCTGTGATTGATGGAAGAGGATCTCTTTTGTCCTGCAGTGACAAATGTCCGCGTGTTGTTAACAAAGTACAGTTAGtgcagacattttttaaaaatcttttgaattttacatttcaatatataactgtactgttcaattttgcataatctaaatatcaataaaaatatttttttaaaaagaaagaaaaatactaCCAGTTGTTTTTCCATTGAACGTGGAGTTGAAAGGTTAATTAAGACTTCTGGTGTGcattttactgaaaaaaaaattaagaactatTTAGTTGGCCATTataaaactgctttatttggaAATGATAAACACCACAATGTTATTCACAATGGGTTTAAttgtaaaagggggggggggggaaactgacCTATGAAGAAAGTAATGGTGAGAaagtctgattccctgtgttacAAGTTAAGATATTCAAAAGGAGGATATTATCTGATCTGAACAAGGTATCTCTTTCCTAACAAATGCAGGATTGGGATAAGCCAGAGAACATTCCTGATCCAGAGGCTCAAAAACCAGAAGACTGGGATGAAGAAATGGATGGTGAGTGGGAGCCTCCTATGATACCCAACCCAGATTACAAGGTATGGCAACAAAACTGTGATAATGTACCTTCTCATTTATCTAAAAAGtacccacagaaacaggccattaaagCCAGATTCATAATATTTGTGTTCCAGCCAAATATTTTCCATCCTTTAACCATATCAACATTCTTTTATTACTTTGCCCTATGGTTTTTTCTTAGCTTTTACTTAAATCCATATATATTTTACCTGAACTTGTCCTATGAAAATGTGTTACATGTAACAGGTTGGGATTATTTCACTTAGAAAATTGACAAGAGGTGAAGGGTTTAGAAAGTGCAGATAGTCACAGGGCACAAACGTAAGATATGTGGCAAGTGAACAGGGAACACAAGGAAAGCATTTACCAGTGATTAGTGTTTGAGATGCTGTGATGACAAGTTTGAAGGGTTCAAGAAGCAGCAAGTCCTGTACACGGTTTAATAACAAACAGTAGCCTTTATTTACATGCAGGGAAATTCTCAATAAGGAACACACTCATACAAAGCAATAACATACAAATCATACACATTGAATGCTAGTTAATCACTGATAATCGTACCACCTGATGTATCACCGATAATTGCAACTCCCAATTGTAAACTAAGTGTTAAACCAACACTACCTGCGTCCCGGTTTAAAACCATGAAGGCACAGCATACTGATCAGCAAAGGAACATGTCTGGTTACAATCTACAACGGTGAGACTCGAGAGTCTCCCTGGGTGCATACCACAAATAGCCACACTCTTTCGTACCGTCATAACCCCTCACAAATTGGTTGTCGAGCCCACATCAGCTTGCAACCTGTTTTGGACCCCTCACAATTGGTCATCCAGcttgcaacctggagtggagctcagggatctctcaaaggaaaaaaaaaaggtttctccatTTGGTGGGCTTTATACTGCAGCCAACTGTTGGGGCCAGCTCGCGTGTGTCCATGTGACCTCTGAGAACCAACTGTGTCGGGGGAGTGGAAGCCGGCTCGGGTGTGCCCACATATTGTGTGGTAGCCTCACTTGTGGATGGATTGATTAGCAGGTGAGGTCATTTCTGACCTGCTTCCTGCCAGAGAGGTCAGGCGACCTTCCATACAACAGATGCCCCACCTGATCACGTACAAAGTTCAATATAATTAAAAAGGTAATTGGACAAATACTTTAAAGCAAGAAAGAGCAGGAGAGTCGAACAAATGGATTGGTCTAGGAAAATGGAGAAGATTTGTACTGGTTTTTTTCTGACAACTCAATTGAGATATTTCACCTAACTATCTCTCTGCATTTATTTGTGACTATTTTGTATGTCTGGCTTTTCATTTAGACAGTTCCACAAATGGACATTCCTCTTTAGGTCTTCacttttgaatcctttataattTTAGACCTCATACCTTTCTAGATGAAAGAAATCCAGTTTTTCCATATGTATGTTAAATTGAAATCCGGGATCACACTTGTATATCTTGTATCCATTTGCCGGTGCCTGTATATTCATTTTATAAATTTGGAGTTGTGAATTATACAAGTACCTTCCAGTTTGATCGGAAATTACACCAACTGATCTCCAAATCATTTAAGTAGTGTAGCACAagtcaattctttcatatttgtagAATGTTTTCAATCGTTTCAGATTGAAAATTAAGTTCTTTAGGTTGATTCTGGTAGGAAAGCTTCACCATGTTGACATTAAAGATGTATGTCTTTAACAGCTATATGGAGCAGAATATTACCCAATTTGAGGCTGTAAAAAAACTGAATATTCTCAAATGTCAGCTACTGATTCAGTCATCTTAATGTTCATTATTGTTCTTTTTGGGAAATTAATGTTCTATGTGGGAACTCATGTATTGTATTACAgatgaccaatttttttttttgtcataataAATATATTGATTAATTTGACACAGGGTGAATGGAAACCAAAGCAGTTAAAAAACCCCAAATACAAAGGTGCCTGGGTTCATCCAGAAATTGATAATCCTGAATATGCTCCTGATGCCAACATCTACAAATTTCAGAATATTGGTATGATTGGCTTGGACTTATGGCAGGTTAGTAATTGCTGTTCCTAAACAATTCTACATAGAATTTCGAGATTTCCATTCTTGTTCATCTTATCCAAATTGAGGGCTGACAATTTAATGTCAATAACTGGCTCAGAGAAGTTGCAATACTGTGAGATGGATTAATTAACTTCCAGGGTAAATTGTACAACTATTTTAATACTGGTATGGGAGGCGTAAAGGcctccaaaagttagtggacacaacccggaacatcacaggcaaaaccctcccactatcgagaacacctacagggaacgctgctgtcagagagcagcagcaatcatcaaggatccacactacctagCACACGCTCCAttgtcactgctgccatcaagaaagggatataggtgccacaagactcgcaccaccgggttcgagaatagctgctacccctccaccatcagacccctcaacaacaaactcaatcagggactcatttaaggactcttacttgtgcacttcactgattaaaaaaaaaactctctgtattgcacagtcagtttgtttacatttgttatctgtttacagttctttatttgtttacatgttttcactgtgtacagttttttttttgcaccaccaataagcgATAATTTtgtctcacccgcaggaaaaagaatcttggtttaatgtgatgccatgtatatactctaacgataaatctgaaatcaagtgTTCAGGGCAATCAGGATGAGAACTGGAATAAGATAAATCCATATTGCTCCTCAAGTATGCACCAACATTGAATAAGGGCATGACTAGGCCTTATCTAAATGGAAGTATTGTGGCTTGCACTATGTTCTATTATGTTTTAGTCTGGGACATTTATTTTTGTCTTCACTTACTTACTTTAGTTTCTACTACCACATCACACCCTTCCCAACACTCCAcagttctctctcttccccccccacccccaccctgattTCTTCTTTAATATTTAACTAGTGCAGTGCATTCACCACTTAAGTGTTTAGAAAGTCTCTAAACCCACTCAGCTGAATAAAATCTAAGAGGGCTAAGACTGGATCCTCATGGTTCGGTTGATCACGATAATCCAAAATCTTAATTTCAGAAATGGGGTTAACAGTTTCTCTCACTTGTGTGCTGAGTCTTGAGATAAGTTtggttctgctttttttttaaatttttcattccTCACACTACAAACCACACTGATCAAGATACACACatctttcttttcaaatatatacagtgtcgttttctcctcccccctcttcccatcctaccctccccacctcccctcccattcatccaAAGCTCAGAATCCAAGATTCAtcaaacccgtcaaacaatgttgtcactcaacaaaaacaaacaagaagttccactgagtcaattattttcatttccttctccttctgtcattttaggtggtagatgtccctggtaggttttctctattgtgtttcatgtatggctcccatatttgttcaaatattgtaatattatttcttaaattatatgttattttttctagtggaatacatttattcatttctatataccattgttgtattctcaagttatcttctaatttcca
This genomic window from Narcine bancroftii isolate sNarBan1 chromosome 3, sNarBan1.hap1, whole genome shotgun sequence contains:
- the LOC138758899 gene encoding calreticulin-like — its product is MLPSLLLLCALFAAGQPAVHFREQFADGDAWESRWIESKYKSDYGKFKLTAGKFFGDPEENKGIQTSQDAKFYARSAKFEPFSNEGKTLVIQFTVKHEQKIDCGGGYIKLFPADVDQEAIHGETEYYLMFGPDICGYTTKKVHVILNYKGKNHLIKKDIKCKDDELTHLYTLILKPDQTYEVKIDNEKVESGNLEDDWDFLPPKKIKDPEAKKPDDWDDRETIDDENDEKPEDWDKPENIPDPEAQKPEDWDEEMDGEWEPPMIPNPDYKGEWKPKQLKNPKYKGAWVHPEIDNPEYAPDANIYKFQNIGMIGLDLWQVKSGTIFDNFLITDDEKYAEEFGNKTWRKTKEPEEKMKESQEEEERKHQAEEEKNKDDEEEDEEDEENRDEKEEEEEEEEEEEKETGDKTLKKDEL